ACGCTGTACTACGCAGGCGGCATTACCGACGTACTGGCCTCGCCGAGTATTTCCGGTGGTTTTTCCATGCTCGACAGCTACCTGGCTCCCGGAGCCAGCAGCGGTGACGGCCACCTAAAAGACCGCGACGAACAAGGCGGTTTTGTCCTGGAAGGCCAGCTGAGTATTTGGCTCGACGACGCCGAAGAGCCTGTCACCCTAGGCCCCAACGACAGCTTCCAACTGCCGCCCTACGCAAGATTTCGCTACGCCAACCTAACCGATAAACCGACGCGCGTGCTCTGGGTATTCTGCTAACCCACCACGCGCAGGAAGAAGTACGTATGACAATAACAACATCGTTCTCCAGCCTGCTCGACGAAGTACAAGCCTTTCGCGCGGCGCACCCTGACGTGCGCTACGTTGACCTGATCAGCCTGGACATTCCCGGCCATTTCTACGGCAAGCGCTACCCCATCGAAATGCTCGAAAAAGTGGCCGCGGGGAGCCCCCTGAAGGTCCCGCAAAACTGCGTCCTGCTTGGTGTTCAGGGCGGGCTACATCCGATTGGCGACTACTGCTTTAACGACGGCGACCCCGATGCACCGCGCCGCCTGATCCCCGGCACACTCAAACCCGTGACCTGGGAGGATCAGCCGCTTGGACAGATGCTGATGAGCTCCGACGGCACGGCGGCACCGATCGAATTCGACCCACGTGAAGTGCTGGCCCGCGTACTGAATCGTCTAGCCAAACGCGGCATTCGCCCCGTGGTCGCCTTCGAACTGGAGTTTTACCTGTTCGACCGCAAGCTCAAAGATGGCCTGCCACAGTTCCCACGCGACCCGCTTTGTGATGACGAAGACGACCAGCCGAACATGCACATCGAGCGGCTGTCACGTTTCTCTAACGTGCTTCACGACATTGTCGAGTCCGCCCAGGCCCAAGGCATCGACGCCAACGTCATCACCGCCGAACTAGGCCCTGGCCAGTTCGAAATCAACTTTGGCCATTGCGACGACGGCCTGCGCGCCGCCGACTGGGCCGCCCTGTTCTGCCGCAGCACCCGAGGCACGGCGCTCAAGCACGGACTACGCGCCAGCTTTATGAGCAAGCCCTACCTGAATGCACCAGGCAGCGGTATGCACGTTCACGTCAGCCTTTATGACAACGACGGCAACAACCTGCTTGCCGCCGACAACCAGCGCCCACTGCGCCATGCCGTAGCCGGTTGCCTGGACCTGTTGCCGCATTGCATGCCGATCTTCGCCGCCAGCCACAACGCCTTCCGCCGTTACGGCGCCATGGTGAACGCAGCCAGTCGCGCCAGCTGGGGCTTCGAAGACCGTGATGCATGCATCCGCATTCCCGAGTCAGATGGCCGCAACCTGCGCATCGAACACCGCTTGGCCGGAGCCGACGCCAACCCGTACCTGGTACTGGCTGCAATCTTGACCGGAATGGAACACGGCTTGGATGCAGGCAAAGAGCCCATCGCCCCGCTCAACGAAGACCGCAGCAGTGGCATCGACTTCCCCAAAGACATGCTCAGCGCCGTCGCAGCCATGCGCGACCATCCACAGGTGAAACAAGGGCTGGGAGACGAGTTCGTGATGGT
The Pseudomonas mendocina DNA segment above includes these coding regions:
- a CDS encoding glutamine synthetase family protein → MTITTSFSSLLDEVQAFRAAHPDVRYVDLISLDIPGHFYGKRYPIEMLEKVAAGSPLKVPQNCVLLGVQGGLHPIGDYCFNDGDPDAPRRLIPGTLKPVTWEDQPLGQMLMSSDGTAAPIEFDPREVLARVLNRLAKRGIRPVVAFELEFYLFDRKLKDGLPQFPRDPLCDDEDDQPNMHIERLSRFSNVLHDIVESAQAQGIDANVITAELGPGQFEINFGHCDDGLRAADWAALFCRSTRGTALKHGLRASFMSKPYLNAPGSGMHVHVSLYDNDGNNLLAADNQRPLRHAVAGCLDLLPHCMPIFAASHNAFRRYGAMVNAASRASWGFEDRDACIRIPESDGRNLRIEHRLAGADANPYLVLAAILTGMEHGLDAGKEPIAPLNEDRSSGIDFPKDMLSAVAAMRDHPQVKQGLGDEFVMVYCENKHHDHLAFMDEVSAREYRWFM
- a CDS encoding cupin domain-containing protein, whose protein sequence is MTEQEEVEGLAILIRDLRKHKNLTLGELAAKIERSVGFLSQVERGLSQPTVADLTAISEALGVPTTYFYSLSKPRDVRWVTRPDERRTLYYAGGITDVLASPSISGGFSMLDSYLAPGASSGDGHLKDRDEQGGFVLEGQLSIWLDDAEEPVTLGPNDSFQLPPYARFRYANLTDKPTRVLWVFC